AccgttaaaaaattaaaatgttgtaaGAAATAATATTCCTCTATTTATGCAAGTGACTAATATCCATTACCTCTGCTGTATGTAGGCATTTTAATAGGTGTTTAAGAAAAGACGCCCCCTCCCTGTTTTCAACATTATTTTGGTATCTTAATCTGATTGTCCTTAATATTCAAGATACGCTTGGTcaaatatactgtaaattccctATTTTACGCGATCACCTTATTCCAAGATTTAATCGTTCTCCATCAAaccgcgagaacataaaatcgctaGTGCCGAATATTTTATCCAAATTCATGCagtttacatatattttaaaatataaaagcgAGATGTTAACATTCGCAATTTTGCTTCTCGCAATTTTTTGCGTATAttgattactgtggaatcatttaaattcgtgggggccaattttcgtggattgttaCTTTTTTGTTCATtagtggggatgtaatttcgtagATGCGTCAGTTCCTGTTCCAGTAACAGAGATAAATCTTTCTAAAATTGTATTTCTGGGtaattaaaattcgtgggggatGGTTATCCACGAATACCACAAAAATTGGGCCAcgacgaattctaatgattccacagtattcgcgttcaattaggaatctacagcaAGTCTGCATTCTATAATAGGGAATGTTTAAAACATTCAGTACAGTTGTTAATTCTGTGTCCCTTATGGGCCATCTGTGTGATTTTATTGtatcaaattttgtattttgtatttgtaaAGTAAAATACTCATATCCAAATTagtttatttattgatttcaatttaataatattaaataactttatgtattttttcaagagttttgttttcataaaaaaaatgaaagttattCCTGGGCTCATATCCtcaaaagttattattttacCACATTCATATATTACTTCATAATGCTTATTGAAATACCCAAATGAcgtgaagatacatgtatagagaaGGACATGGGTTTTTTTATCCCAAGGATATATTTTGTTCCAATTGCTTTCCGtatgccttttaaaaatttctttttcatctgAGGTTTGATCTTATGATATATGAAAAGCTATTATATttcttattatcattttttgatCACGATATGTTctatttaaaccgagtagaatAAAGACAGGAACTCCAATTGTGATGATTTTGTCGGATTATATGTGTATGGCATCAAGATAACAGAAAGAAAAACTTTCCGACCCtggtatataaaaaaatatagtatatacaaaaacaataattattaatGCAAATTCTGCATGCATGACCCtgtattgaatttaaaataaattttaacaaaaacaattacTTTCGGTTAGCTCATTATAGATATGCTCAACTTAAATAAAGTTTCTGTTAAACACAAACTGAATAAATTTCACATAGCACATAACTCATGCAAATCAATTGACCTCCATGAACAAAATATAGAAACAAGTTAtgcatataaattaaaattcatttatccATAATAATTTCAAATGCAACAATATATCTGCTTAAATAGTTCCTTTTTCAATACGGAAGCCCGTTGGTGCCAggtaggaaaaatattttatctggcggccgccagataattatttggcggccgccacttattatctggcggccgccacataattttctggcggccgccacataattttctggcggccgccatataattttctggcggccgccacataattatctggcggccgccacttaattatgtggcggccgccagataaaacctGGCTTCCTGATGCGCGCGCATGTTTTAACGGGAGCTTTTTAGGGAGTTGTGGATACACTCTAATTTATTATTCAGTGGGGAAGACAGTGAGAGACAATTGTGAATCTTAGATTAGTTCACAGGCGGATAGCTGGATGGTCCCGGGCTGGGAGCTGATCACCCCAGTCGGCGCACCTCTGGAGGTTGTAGTGGACAGCGCCGAAACAACCGAGGAAGGAGGATCCACCTGATGACGGGATCATCACGCATCTATACCACCAAGATGTTTACAGGTACTTGCTTATACTGGTATACCAGTGACCGCCAGGAAAGACTGGATGACGACTGTGAATAGGGCAGTGACAACCTGGATAGACAGGAGGCAGTCTGGAAAGACGGACACCCCAGGGTCTGGAGGCTTAGCAGGCCAATGGACATCCTCTGTGAAGAGGAACCTACTATATCCGCTATAGACAGATACATACTAAGATACCCCCGAGGTCGCACGAGAGTGGGGGAGGATGAGCGACCTAACCAGGAGGATTACACGGATACGACTACCAACCGGCAAAGGACTGAGATGAACACGATTAACGGATCAATTTGCAGTTGTGGAAAGACTCTGAAGAACGCAAGGGGGCTGAAGATTCATATGGCAAAGATGGGGTGCAGACCAAATCAACGGCTGGCACAACGCACAGGGCAACCTGATGAGACGGAGGAGGAGGTGGTCCAGGACTCAGACCAAAGTGACCACAGCGTCCAAGTGCCAGACAGCGAGGAAGTCGACCAGCAGGTTCCAGAGGATCACAGCCAGGCGATGCCAGAGCCCAGTATTGATACAAAATCTGGAGAACGGAAGCAGAAAATCAGGTGGCCACCTAATAACAACAAAGCAGATTGGGATCAATTTGATTTTGATGTAGATTCAATCCTGAACACATCATTGGCTGGAGGAATAGACAAAAAGGTGGAGGCCATGGCCACAATAATGTACAATGTGGGAAAGGAGAGATTCGGTTTGGAAGAGGTCAGGCAGAAACAACAGAAATCAACTGGGCACAGAAATAGACGACAACAGGAAAGAGCGTCGATAAGGAGAGATTTGAGGCAGTTGTCAAAGAGATACAGAGTCGCACCCGAAGAGGAAAGAGCAGCTTTGGCGGAGCTAAGACAAGGCATGAGAGAACGACTGAAGATACTGAACAGGGCAGAAAGGAGCAGGAAGAGGAGGAAAGAGAGGGCCAGAGCAAGAGCAAGGTTTACAGCAAACCCATTTCAATTTACATCAAAGCTGTTAGGGAAGAAAAGCTCAGGAAAGCTGCTGGCTGAGAAAGCAGAAGTGGAAAACCATCTAAAAGAAGTCCACAGTGATGAGAAGAGGGATGAAGAATTGTCTGAGCAACCCAAACTTATTCAAGTATGTGAACCAGAACACATCTTCGATGAAAGCGAACCTACGGCCAAAGAGGTGAGAGATGTCATCCAGAAAGCAAGAGCAGCATCAGCGCCAGGACCAAATGGTATTCCATATAAAGTTTACAAGAACTGCCCAAGGCTGACAAGACGTCTATGGAAACATATCCGGGTCATTTGGAGAAGAGGTCGCCTGGCAGACAGCTGGAATCAGGCAGAGGGCTGCTACATCCCCAAGGAGGAGAATTCCAAGAACCTGTCGCAGTTCCGAACTATATCACTCTTGAACGTAGAAGGGAAGATCTTGCTCTCAGTAATGGCTAACCGCATGACAAGATACATGTTGGACAACAACTATGTGGACATAGCAGTGCAGAAAGGGGGAGTCCCAGGTGTATCAGGCTGCATTGAGCACACAAGCGTTCTCACTCAAATTATTAGGGAGGCCAGAGAAGGAAAAGGGGAGTTAGCTGTTATTTGGTTAGATCTTGCCAATGCCTATGGATCGATGCCACACAAACTTGTGCAGCTAACCTTGGAGAAGTATCATGTTCCAGCAAAGACAAGACATCTATTAGAGGAATATTTCAACAGACTGGAGTTGAGATTCTCCATTGGAGATTACACAACCTCATGGCAACGACTAGAAGTTGGTATAGTCACTGGCTGTACAATCTCAGTCATACTATTCGCAGCAGCTATGAACCTACTGGTGAAATCAACAGAGAAGATGAGTAGAGGCCCATGGATGAGAGCAGGCATACGTCAACCACCAGTGCGTGCATTCATGGATGATATGACAATCAGT
This genomic window from Crassostrea angulata isolate pt1a10 chromosome 8, ASM2561291v2, whole genome shotgun sequence contains:
- the LOC128161051 gene encoding uncharacterized protein LOC128161051: MDILCEEEPTISAIDRYILRYPRGRTRVGEDERPNQEDYTDTTTNRQRTEMNTINGSICSCGKTLKNARGLKIHMAKMGCRPNQRLAQRTGQPDETEEEVVQDSDQSDHSVQVPDSEEVDQQVPEDHSQAMPEPSIDTKSGERKQKIRWPPNNNKADWDQFDFDVDSILNTSLAGGIDKKVEAMATIMYNVGKERFGLEEVRQKQQKSTGHRNRRQQERASIRRDLRQLSKRYRVAPEEERAALAELRQGMRERLKILNRAERSRKRRKERARARARFTANPFQFTSKLLGKKSSGKLLAEKAEVENHLKEVHSDEKRDEELSEQPKLIQVCEPEHIFDESEPTAKEVRDVIQKARAASAPGPNGIPYKVYKNCPRLTRRLWKHIRVIWRRGRLADSWNQAEGCYIPKEENSKNLSQFRTISLLNVEGKILLSVMANRMTRYMLDNNYVDIAVQKGGVPGVSGCIEHTSVLTQIIREAREGKGELAVIWLDLANAYGSMPHKLVQLTLEKYHVPAKTRHLLEEYFNRLELRFSIGDYTTSWQRLEVGIVTGCTISVILFAAAMNLLVKSTEKMSRGPWMRAGIRQPPVRAFMDDMTISTKTAIEARWTLKEIEELISWARMKIKPSKSRSLVLKKGRVTNYDFQLGQEIIPSVSEKPVKCLGKYFDDTLRDTKNTTNTVEQLQQWMEAIDKSGLPGKYKTWIYQHGVLPRILWPLQVYDVPMSRVEAMERLTTKFLRRWLAIPQCFSSVGLYSVGTKLQLPLSSLVEEYKVTKVRQHLTLRDSKDEKVRGARVNLEAGRKWSVQDTVREAELRLKQADIVGNVAVGRLGLGTITSTRWRTAGKGVQRKLVQKEVRVMEEDSRMVKAVGMKKQGSWMNWEAVRQRKVTWNDIWSMEPNRLQFLLRSVYDVLPSPTNLAVWGLTEDPNCKLCGKPANLEHILSSCSVALSEGRYTWRHDQILSVLADSLEKARKRPPPKDKRLKFINFVRAGEREKTGSTGEGRGLLGTAGDWQMRADLKTRMQFPTEVASTNKRPDIVIWSPSSRQVIIVELTVPWEERMEDAFERKMGKYQELAADCQERGWRVWCFPVEVGTRGFVGQSLWRALRVIGVIGLERRQLIGRLSREAEIASLWLWRRREGQWGRQ